Proteins from a genomic interval of Psychrobacter fulvigenes:
- a CDS encoding DUF262 domain-containing protein — protein sequence MNFNTTNSTFRQLLGNGLRYRVPPFQRDYSWSELEWDELWQDIEALFGEDPEPAHYMGYLVLQTQDSKQFDIIDGQQRLTTISIMILSGLSVLQDLIDKDMDADRNQQRLTQLKSNYIGYTDPVTLIENPKLQLNRHNDKFYRNHLITLDKLPQRGLHASEHKIRKAFDWFKTRIKARVGMRKDSGEQFAQFLDTLVDKLFFTVITVSDELNAFKVFETLNARGVRLSSTDLLKNYLFSLASVDDMHNTQVQHLEERWERIISLLGSESFPEFLRVYWNSQHKLVRKTELFKTIRKNIKNKSAAFELVKKIELSADAYTALRDAQDPRWTPEESRYLTQLTMFRVKQPLSMLLASYERFYGTDRQGFLAILRAISVLSFRYNVICNNPPNEQERFYNEVAIKIATSQLNSPSAVIQALSVIYPIDSVFKSAFAQKQLKTTDNRNKKIARYILCELEKRVSSMAISDSDEQFNIEHILPEHPEEHWQHIDDHEHENTVYRLGNMMMLETSKNRDAGNQPYEIKQKIYQTSSLDIAKNIADSYKTWSQSTIDSRQQQMAKQATGIWKIAQLSG from the coding sequence ATGAACTTTAATACGACAAACAGTACTTTTCGTCAGTTGTTGGGCAATGGCTTGCGCTATCGTGTGCCGCCATTTCAACGTGACTACTCATGGTCAGAGCTTGAATGGGATGAGTTGTGGCAAGATATTGAAGCGTTATTCGGTGAAGACCCAGAACCTGCGCATTATATGGGTTATTTGGTGCTACAAACTCAAGACAGTAAGCAGTTCGACATTATAGACGGGCAACAACGGCTGACGACCATTAGTATTATGATTTTATCAGGGCTGAGCGTGCTCCAAGATTTGATTGATAAAGATATGGATGCTGATCGTAACCAGCAGCGTTTGACTCAACTCAAAAGCAATTATATTGGCTATACAGATCCTGTGACTTTGATCGAAAACCCAAAATTGCAACTGAACCGCCATAATGATAAGTTTTATCGTAATCATTTAATTACCTTAGATAAACTGCCTCAGCGTGGACTTCATGCTTCTGAGCACAAAATCCGCAAAGCCTTTGACTGGTTTAAGACCAGAATTAAGGCGCGTGTCGGTATGCGTAAAGATAGTGGTGAGCAATTTGCTCAGTTTTTGGATACCCTTGTCGATAAGCTATTCTTTACCGTTATTACCGTCAGTGATGAGCTTAATGCTTTTAAGGTGTTTGAGACGCTAAACGCACGCGGCGTGCGCCTGTCTTCTACCGATCTGTTAAAAAACTATCTATTTTCGCTTGCCAGTGTCGATGATATGCACAATACGCAAGTACAGCATTTAGAGGAGCGTTGGGAGCGCATCATTAGCCTATTAGGGAGCGAGAGCTTTCCTGAGTTTTTACGGGTGTATTGGAACAGTCAGCATAAGCTGGTACGCAAGACAGAGCTATTCAAGACCATACGCAAAAACATCAAGAATAAAAGCGCTGCGTTTGAACTAGTAAAGAAAATCGAACTCTCCGCTGACGCTTATACCGCGCTAAGAGATGCTCAAGATCCGCGCTGGACACCTGAGGAATCAAGATATCTGACTCAGCTCACTATGTTCAGAGTCAAGCAACCTTTATCTATGCTGCTCGCAAGCTACGAGAGATTCTATGGTACGGATAGACAAGGGTTTTTGGCTATATTACGCGCCATTAGTGTCTTGTCATTTCGCTACAATGTTATCTGTAATAATCCGCCGAATGAGCAAGAGCGATTCTATAACGAAGTCGCTATAAAAATAGCGACATCGCAGCTCAACTCGCCTAGCGCTGTCATTCAGGCTCTAAGCGTCATCTATCCAATAGATAGCGTGTTTAAGTCAGCTTTTGCCCAAAAACAGCTAAAAACGACGGATAATCGAAATAAAAAAATAGCACGCTATATCTTATGTGAGTTAGAAAAACGTGTAAGTAGTATGGCAATCAGTGACAGTGATGAGCAGTTCAATATTGAACACATTCTACCAGAGCATCCAGAGGAGCATTGGCAACATATCGACGATCATGAGCACGAAAACACGGTGTATCGACTGGGTAATATGATGATGCTTGAGACCAGTAAAAACCGTGATGCTGGTAATCAGCCTTATGAGATCAAACAAAAGATATATCAAACCAGCAGCTTAGACATAGCCAAAAATATAGCAGATAGTTATAAAACATGGTCGCAAAGTACTATCGATAGCCGTCAACAGCAGATGGCAAAACAAGCGACAGGTATTTGGAAAATAGCGCAGTTGTCTGGTTAG
- a CDS encoding DUF4062 domain-containing protein produces the protein MPNHRYHIHVICVAHDQPMVLDGLAVFFQNIAFLTYDIATSSTQASVYSRQCIDDCDCTIVVIGDSYGSAEKNSVSQLHLSYLSARTKIKPMLVLIKSLGKSKKASRQLRDFTRLVEQQVYDVYYYDDKTDIPKLLIDVHTKMVKKHNLFASWTRMQKSSNADKAQKLSGLSSEKNTAANNIDQPFKLSELVEIRYSAQAYEDGNLSDIKMTIKLSWQQILQAIALISATFSSYSLQVCINRLIASHAEKDIKQQMPNVHAVSRYQVFHSDLNHLQQFLVTANCIQLTASSLKTSQELWRLTFYAKKLLESSQIENVPVLSK, from the coding sequence GTGCCAAATCATCGCTATCACATTCACGTCATATGCGTCGCTCATGATCAGCCAATGGTCTTAGATGGTTTGGCGGTTTTTTTCCAAAATATTGCTTTTTTAACTTATGATATCGCCACCAGCTCGACCCAAGCTTCTGTGTATAGCCGACAATGTATTGATGACTGTGACTGCACCATAGTCGTCATCGGAGACAGCTACGGCTCGGCGGAAAAAAACAGTGTCAGCCAACTACACTTAAGTTACTTGAGTGCTAGAACCAAAATTAAGCCTATGTTGGTATTGATTAAAAGCTTAGGAAAAAGTAAAAAGGCAAGTCGGCAATTGCGAGATTTTACGCGCTTGGTTGAGCAGCAAGTATACGATGTCTATTATTATGATGATAAAACTGATATTCCAAAGCTTCTCATTGATGTGCATACAAAGATGGTTAAAAAGCATAATTTATTCGCAAGTTGGACGCGTATGCAAAAAAGTAGCAATGCTGATAAAGCTCAGAAACTGTCAGGTTTGTCCTCTGAAAAAAACACGGCTGCCAATAATATTGATCAACCATTTAAATTATCAGAGCTTGTTGAAATAAGGTACAGTGCACAAGCTTATGAAGATGGTAACCTCAGTGATATAAAAATGACCATAAAACTGAGCTGGCAGCAAATCCTGCAAGCCATCGCATTGATTTCTGCGACTTTTTCTAGCTATAGTCTACAAGTTTGTATCAATCGTTTGATCGCCAGTCATGCTGAAAAGGATATCAAACAGCAAATGCCCAATGTCCATGCCGTTTCTCGCTACCAAGTTTTTCATAGTGACTTGAATCATCTACAACAGTTCTTGGTCACTGCGAACTGTATTCAGTTAACCGCCTCGAGTTTAAAAACATCACAAGAGCTATGGAGACTGACTTTTTATGCCAAAAAGCTGCTTGAGAGTAGTCAGATAGAGAACGTTCCCGTATTGAGTAAATAG
- a CDS encoding site-specific DNA-methyltransferase — protein sequence MTMSNPIHPTSQTPQQMTLAKLKQLMPEAFSEDQLDIHKLTALLSEQDIAPAQEAYGLSWAGKHQVYRELKTPTSQTLVPAPDESVDFDTSQNLFIEGDNLAVLKILQKSYHSRIKMIYIDPPYNTGNDRFVYADDFSESIADYKARAGQTDADGNLTHSDGMQSNRKENGQYHSNWLNMMYPRLALAKSLLRDDGVIFVSIDDNEVANLRLLMDEIFGEENFIANFIWEKRTNRENRKVVSNRHDYILCYRRSDMIVDKALKQLPMTEKALSSYKNPDNDPRGLWKSDPATAQAGHGTKSQFYELTAPNGKVHKLQSGRCWLYTKSEMNLAIDDNRIWFGKSGDGVPRVKTYLNAKERGLTPESILFAEMNGTNESSKNNLKSLFEGVAVFDTPKPVELLKTLIQMTDEKEGIYLDFFAGTSALAQSVLELNSDDNLNRKFIMVQIPEATEADSEAYKAGFSNIAEISKERIRRAAAHIIAELPESVDSKALDFGFKAYKLADSNFIPWQQPASYDADSLMAQLEKHLDPISDNATTDGIITELMLKEGYTLTATSIEADGYHLVTQNDALPYSNDDADSSDSAGTSMSLVIVLNDMTTDKATQIIASAPNKTLIMDRAFSDDANKANIVLQFEDAGLVVGCV from the coding sequence ATGACTATGAGTAATCCGATACATCCTACCAGCCAGACCCCGCAACAAATGACCCTTGCCAAGCTCAAGCAGTTAATGCCAGAGGCGTTCAGTGAGGATCAGCTCGATATCCATAAACTCACCGCGCTGCTGTCCGAGCAAGATATTGCACCCGCGCAAGAGGCGTATGGGCTAAGCTGGGCGGGCAAGCATCAGGTCTATCGGGAGCTAAAAACGCCAACCAGTCAGACGCTAGTGCCCGCACCTGATGAGTCGGTCGATTTTGATACGTCGCAAAATTTATTTATTGAAGGCGATAATCTGGCGGTGCTGAAGATATTACAAAAGAGCTATCACAGCCGCATTAAGATGATATATATCGACCCGCCATACAATACGGGCAATGACCGCTTTGTCTATGCCGACGATTTTAGTGAGAGCATTGCGGACTATAAGGCGCGGGCAGGGCAAACCGATGCGGACGGTAATCTGACGCATTCGGATGGGATGCAATCAAATCGAAAAGAAAACGGTCAGTATCATAGCAATTGGCTGAATATGATGTATCCAAGGTTGGCGCTGGCAAAAAGCTTACTGCGTGATGATGGGGTAATATTCGTTTCAATAGATGATAATGAAGTGGCAAATTTGCGCTTGCTGATGGATGAGATATTTGGGGAAGAAAATTTTATTGCTAATTTTATTTGGGAAAAAAGAACGAATAGAGAAAATAGAAAGGTAGTTTCAAATAGGCATGATTATATACTCTGTTATAGGAGATCCGATATGATAGTGGATAAAGCTTTAAAACAGCTGCCTATGACAGAAAAAGCTTTATCAAGTTATAAGAATCCTGATAACGATCCTAGAGGATTATGGAAATCTGATCCTGCTACAGCACAAGCTGGTCATGGAACTAAAAGTCAGTTCTATGAATTAACAGCACCTAATGGGAAAGTGCACAAGCTACAGAGTGGTCGTTGTTGGTTATATACAAAGTCGGAAATGAATCTAGCGATTGATGATAATAGAATTTGGTTTGGAAAAAGTGGCGATGGTGTTCCAAGAGTAAAAACCTATTTGAATGCTAAAGAACGAGGTTTGACGCCAGAAAGCATCCTATTTGCAGAAATGAATGGAACAAATGAATCCTCCAAAAACAACTTAAAAAGTTTATTTGAAGGGGTTGCTGTTTTCGATACTCCAAAACCAGTAGAGCTTCTAAAAACTCTTATACAAATGACTGATGAAAAAGAAGGAATCTATTTAGATTTCTTTGCGGGTACTTCAGCATTAGCGCAGTCAGTGTTAGAACTAAATTCTGATGATAATTTGAATCGAAAATTTATCATGGTACAAATTCCTGAAGCCACAGAAGCAGATAGCGAGGCTTATAAAGCAGGATTCAGCAATATCGCCGAGATCTCCAAAGAGCGTATCCGCCGTGCCGCTGCTCATATTATCGCCGAACTGCCTGAATCCGTCGATAGCAAGGCGCTTGATTTTGGTTTTAAGGCGTACAAACTTGCTGACAGTAACTTTATACCGTGGCAGCAGCCTGCCAGTTACGATGCCGATAGTCTGATGGCGCAGCTTGAGAAACACCTTGACCCTATCAGCGATAATGCCACCACTGACGGTATCATCACCGAGCTGATGCTCAAAGAAGGCTATACTTTGACCGCCACTAGCATAGAAGCTGACGGCTATCATCTGGTCACCCAAAACGATGCGTTACCTTATAGTAATGATGATGCTGACAGTTCAGATAGCGCGGGCACATCAATGAGCCTAGTGATAGTTCTAAACGATATGACCACTGATAAAGCCACGCAAATTATCGCAAGCGCGCCGAATAAAACGTTGATTATGGATCGCGCCTTTAGCGACGACGCTAACAAGGCGAATATTGTGTTGCAGTTTGAGGATGCAGGGCTTGTGGTTGGGTGTGTTTAG
- a CDS encoding electron transfer flavoprotein-ubiquinone oxidoreductase, which produces MEFDVIIVGGGPAGLSTAIRLRQLAIEAGNDEFMVCVVEKGSEFGAHTLSGAVIEPRALDELIPDWKAKGAPLNVPATEDRVYMLGSATKSTKLPDSIVPASMHNKGNYIVSLGNVVRWLAEQAEELEVMMFPGFPASDILYNDDGSVKGILTGDMGVAADGEAKPSFEPGYELLAKYTVFAEGCRGHLGKRLISRFNLDKDSDPQHYGIGLKELWEVDPAKHEEGVVMHGSGWPLTDTGSSGGWWLYFDENNQVSFGMVIDLSYSNPYMSPFDEMQRLKLHPVIRDVLEGGKRISYGARALTKGGLNSLPKFTFPGGVLVGDDAGFLNPAKIKGTHTSMKSGMLAAEAIFEALQADRQHDDVIAYSTMFKESWLYQDNYEARNFSPAMHRMGQWMGGAFTFLEQNLLKGKMPLTIRDNQPDYDQLERAAHAYQPVYPKPDGKLVFDKLSSVFISNTNHAEDQPSHLKLTDATVPVSINLPLYAEPARLYCPAGVYEIVKDAEGAKFVINAQNCVHCKTCDIKDPSQNITWVSPEGGGGPNYPNM; this is translated from the coding sequence ATGGAGTTTGACGTCATCATCGTCGGTGGTGGACCTGCGGGGCTATCTACTGCTATCCGTTTACGTCAGTTAGCTATTGAAGCTGGCAACGATGAGTTTATGGTCTGTGTGGTCGAAAAAGGCTCTGAATTTGGTGCACACACGCTTTCTGGCGCTGTCATCGAGCCACGTGCGTTAGATGAGCTGATACCAGACTGGAAAGCCAAAGGCGCACCTCTCAATGTGCCAGCGACTGAGGACCGTGTCTATATGCTTGGCTCTGCGACCAAGTCGACCAAGCTCCCCGACTCCATCGTTCCAGCCAGTATGCATAATAAAGGCAACTATATCGTCTCACTTGGAAATGTCGTACGTTGGCTCGCTGAGCAAGCCGAAGAGCTAGAGGTCATGATGTTCCCAGGCTTCCCTGCTTCTGACATCCTCTATAACGATGACGGTTCAGTGAAAGGTATCTTAACGGGTGATATGGGCGTTGCTGCGGATGGCGAGGCCAAACCTAGTTTTGAGCCAGGTTATGAATTACTGGCAAAGTACACCGTCTTTGCTGAAGGCTGCCGTGGTCATCTCGGTAAGCGCTTAATCAGCCGTTTCAATCTCGATAAAGACAGTGATCCACAGCATTATGGCATTGGCCTAAAAGAGCTATGGGAAGTTGATCCAGCCAAGCATGAAGAAGGCGTGGTCATGCATGGCTCAGGTTGGCCACTGACTGATACGGGTTCTTCTGGTGGCTGGTGGTTATATTTTGATGAAAACAACCAAGTCAGCTTTGGTATGGTCATCGACCTATCCTACTCAAATCCTTACATGTCACCGTTTGATGAAATGCAGCGTCTAAAACTGCACCCAGTCATTCGCGATGTCCTAGAAGGCGGCAAGCGTATCTCTTACGGAGCACGTGCGTTGACGAAAGGCGGGCTTAATTCACTGCCTAAGTTCACCTTTCCAGGTGGCGTCTTAGTCGGCGACGACGCTGGCTTTTTGAACCCTGCAAAAATCAAAGGCACACATACCTCAATGAAGTCAGGCATGCTCGCAGCCGAAGCTATCTTTGAAGCGCTGCAAGCAGATCGTCAGCATGATGACGTTATTGCATATAGCACTATGTTTAAAGAGTCATGGCTCTATCAGGATAACTACGAAGCACGTAATTTCTCTCCAGCAATGCATCGTATGGGACAATGGATGGGTGGCGCCTTTACCTTCCTAGAGCAAAACCTGCTCAAAGGCAAAATGCCACTGACCATTCGTGATAATCAACCCGATTATGATCAGCTAGAGCGTGCAGCCCATGCTTATCAGCCTGTCTATCCTAAGCCTGACGGTAAGCTGGTATTTGATAAGCTGTCCTCGGTATTTATCTCCAATACCAACCATGCCGAAGATCAACCCTCGCATCTAAAGCTGACAGACGCGACAGTCCCTGTTTCAATCAACTTACCGTTATATGCTGAGCCTGCGCGTTTATACTGCCCAGCTGGCGTTTACGAAATAGTCAAAGATGCTGAAGGGGCCAAGTTTGTCATCAATGCGCAAAACTGCGTACATTGTAAAACTTGCGACATCAAAGACCCATCGCAAAACATTACTTGGGTCTCGCCAGAAGGTGGCGGTGGTCCTAACTATCCAAACATGTAG
- a CDS encoding IS630 family transposase, with the protein MDIWFQDETRIGQQGSLTRVWHYRGGRPRLIKQQQFHSAYLFGAFCPATKKAVGLVLPFVNKHTMLLHMQEISKAVPKGRHAVVVMDGALWHQPSLNQANVTMLKLPPYSPELNPSERVWQYLKQNELSNRCYDSYEAIVDAACLAWNNLLKQPQRIRSLTARAWAQL; encoded by the coding sequence GTGGACATCTGGTTTCAAGATGAAACTCGAATAGGACAACAAGGCTCATTGACCAGAGTTTGGCATTACCGCGGTGGGCGACCTCGACTGATCAAGCAGCAACAGTTTCATTCCGCTTATCTGTTTGGTGCCTTTTGTCCAGCGACAAAGAAGGCTGTCGGCTTAGTACTGCCTTTCGTTAATAAACACACCATGTTATTGCATATGCAAGAGATTAGTAAAGCCGTTCCAAAAGGACGTCATGCGGTGGTGGTGATGGACGGCGCATTATGGCATCAACCAAGCTTGAATCAGGCTAATGTCACTATGCTTAAACTACCGCCTTATTCACCTGAGCTTAATCCCTCTGAGAGGGTATGGCAGTACCTTAAGCAAAATGAGCTATCTAATCGTTGTTATGACAGTTATGAGGCTATTGTCGATGCCGCATGCTTGGCTTGGAATAATTTGCTTAAACAGCCACAAAGAATTCGGTCGTTAACTGCTCGTGCTTGGGCGCAACTTTAA
- the murI gene encoding glutamate racemase has translation MTGAPLRVGSKDSRAPIGLFDSGVGGLSVYIHLAEQLPAERYIYYADTLHVPYGNRDSKDIEALTLTAVEWLYQQGCKLIVIACNSASAHALQTARRCYPQLPIVGLVPALKPAVLASTSGHVAVLATKATLDGALLNQVISEVAAPKGTRVIKYFDPELVPWVEAGMPETSETAQRLRQQLQAFASADVDYLILGCTHYPFFKGFLFDEIEAQQLALQVVDSGQAIATRVKSLLAEQRLLATTESVSHTEHKGHPLVFYASENNDRLKNVVQRLVGPQTQVKYII, from the coding sequence ATGACTGGTGCTCCGCTGAGAGTCGGTAGTAAGGATAGCCGTGCGCCGATTGGGCTGTTTGACTCTGGTGTGGGTGGGTTGTCGGTTTATATACACTTGGCAGAACAGTTGCCTGCCGAGCGTTATATTTATTATGCTGACACCTTGCATGTGCCGTATGGCAACCGTGACAGTAAAGATATTGAGGCGTTGACGCTAACAGCAGTAGAGTGGCTCTATCAGCAAGGTTGTAAGCTCATCGTTATCGCTTGTAATAGCGCCTCTGCGCACGCATTACAGACAGCGCGCCGTTGTTATCCGCAGCTGCCGATCGTCGGTTTAGTACCAGCATTGAAGCCTGCGGTACTGGCTAGTACAAGCGGGCATGTCGCTGTATTGGCAACCAAAGCTACTTTGGATGGCGCACTATTAAACCAAGTCATCAGTGAGGTGGCTGCACCTAAAGGCACAAGAGTGATTAAGTATTTTGATCCGGAGCTGGTGCCGTGGGTAGAAGCTGGCATGCCAGAGACTTCTGAAACGGCGCAGCGTTTGCGTCAGCAGCTGCAAGCGTTTGCATCCGCTGATGTGGACTACTTAATATTGGGCTGTACGCATTATCCATTTTTTAAAGGCTTTTTGTTCGATGAAATAGAGGCACAGCAGCTAGCCCTACAGGTCGTTGACTCTGGGCAAGCAATTGCGACGCGTGTAAAGTCGTTATTGGCAGAGCAACGGCTGTTAGCGACAACTGAGTCAGTCAGCCATACTGAGCATAAGGGTCATCCTTTGGTGTTCTATGCTAGTGAAAACAACGATCGATTAAAAAATGTGGTACAACGATTGGTAGGTCCGCAAACTCAAGTTAAATATATTATTTGA
- a CDS encoding lytic murein transglycosylase produces the protein MRLTQLSTLSLLTAAIGFSLASTAQAARPPAPNLSNAEFQQCLDRLKNSSKFRGVDSFTFNNHRPAQPDPSVIQSLNYQPEFQKDVWDYLSVLVDKERVEDGIRAKRQWGDTLRQIESRYGVKPEHVLGVWGVESNFGQTLGKKPLFESLATLSCFDRRQSYFQGEFANALKIVQRGDIAPSDMTGSWAGAFGQTQFMPSTFLELAVDFDGDGRRDLVNSVPDALASTANFLAKRGYRSGEPWGYEVKLPDGYWAASSRKNKKSMSHWRNQGLTLANGSSLPYDLGSAGLLLPAGIDGPAFLVGKNFDTFYSYNASENYALAIAHLSDLITREDSSKTDFVTAWPTSDPGISRQQAKDIQQALLDAGYDIGGVDGIIGDNTRTAIQQYQTSRGIFPADGRAGQNFYRAIIGTTAPNSGQYGQPINRQPLMPASGDSMGQLIQQQSTTPSTPTYSAPTSAPQSGNVRYRRVVGNDGVTRLVRVDDGS, from the coding sequence ATGCGTTTGACTCAGCTCTCCACTCTCTCTTTACTTACAGCTGCTATCGGCTTTAGTCTTGCCAGCACGGCGCAAGCTGCTCGTCCACCTGCGCCAAACTTATCCAATGCTGAGTTTCAGCAATGTCTTGATAGACTAAAAAACTCTAGCAAGTTTCGCGGTGTAGATAGTTTCACCTTTAACAACCATCGTCCAGCCCAGCCTGACCCTAGCGTCATTCAGTCGTTAAACTATCAGCCTGAGTTTCAAAAAGACGTCTGGGATTATTTATCGGTACTGGTAGATAAAGAACGCGTCGAAGACGGAATCCGTGCCAAGCGTCAATGGGGTGACACATTACGCCAAATCGAATCTCGCTATGGTGTGAAGCCTGAGCATGTACTCGGCGTGTGGGGCGTAGAGTCAAACTTTGGTCAGACATTGGGCAAAAAGCCATTGTTTGAATCCTTAGCGACATTATCATGTTTCGATCGTCGCCAAAGCTACTTCCAAGGTGAGTTTGCCAATGCGCTCAAAATCGTCCAACGTGGTGATATTGCACCAAGTGACATGACTGGCTCTTGGGCAGGGGCGTTTGGCCAGACACAGTTTATGCCGAGCACCTTTTTAGAGCTAGCAGTAGACTTCGATGGTGATGGTCGTCGCGACTTGGTCAATAGTGTGCCAGATGCGCTGGCATCTACCGCCAACTTCTTAGCCAAGCGCGGCTATCGCTCAGGTGAGCCGTGGGGTTATGAAGTCAAGCTTCCTGACGGCTATTGGGCAGCCTCTAGCCGCAAAAACAAAAAGTCGATGAGCCACTGGCGTAATCAAGGGTTAACGCTGGCCAATGGCAGCTCGTTACCTTATGACCTTGGTAGCGCAGGATTGCTATTACCTGCAGGTATTGACGGTCCTGCATTTTTAGTCGGTAAAAACTTCGATACCTTCTATTCTTACAATGCTTCAGAAAACTACGCATTGGCCATCGCTCACCTATCAGACTTAATCACACGCGAGGACAGCAGCAAAACGGACTTTGTTACCGCATGGCCAACCAGCGATCCAGGTATCAGCCGCCAACAAGCCAAAGATATTCAGCAAGCGCTATTAGACGCGGGTTATGATATTGGCGGTGTCGATGGCATCATTGGTGACAATACCCGTACCGCTATTCAGCAATATCAGACTAGCCGCGGCATCTTCCCAGCTGATGGCCGTGCAGGACAGAATTTTTACCGTGCCATTATTGGTACTACTGCTCCCAATAGCGGCCAATATGGCCAACCAATAAACCGTCAACCATTAATGCCCGCATCTGGGGATAGCATGGGACAGCTGATTCAACAACAATCAACAACGCCTAGCACTCCCACTTACTCAGCGCCAACCTCCGCGCCGCAGTCAGGCAATGTTCGCTATCGCCGTGTCGTGGGTAATGACGGGGTCACTCGTCTCGTACGAGTTGATGATGGTTCATAA
- a CDS encoding DUF1285 domain-containing protein, whose protein sequence is MPDLSSLDTLSQYLKHSASERQGRAIPPLDKWHPEQIDDMDLVIKANGEWWHEGGHMTRQSLVSLFATILWKEENEGVIEYFLKTPVQKLRIQVEDVPLLINDVGIVTEDRVSWLEFTTTTGDVVRLDELHPIELRPYQTNDSTQVGEDNIQIRPYMLVRNDLEALLGRNTFYHLTEIGELTEQNGNTVLTLQSGGRSYQLSMPK, encoded by the coding sequence ATGCCAGACTTGAGTAGCCTAGATACTCTAAGCCAGTACTTAAAGCATAGTGCTAGTGAGCGTCAGGGGCGCGCTATACCGCCTTTAGATAAATGGCATCCAGAGCAAATTGATGATATGGATCTGGTCATCAAAGCAAATGGTGAATGGTGGCATGAAGGTGGACACATGACTAGGCAGTCATTGGTCAGCCTGTTTGCAACTATTTTATGGAAAGAAGAAAATGAGGGTGTGATTGAGTACTTCTTAAAAACACCTGTCCAAAAGCTCCGTATCCAAGTTGAAGACGTGCCGTTGCTCATTAATGATGTCGGTATCGTCACTGAGGATAGAGTAAGCTGGCTAGAATTTACAACAACAACGGGTGATGTCGTACGCTTAGACGAGCTGCATCCGATTGAGCTGCGTCCTTATCAGACTAATGACTCTACTCAAGTCGGAGAAGATAATATACAAATCCGTCCCTATATGTTGGTGCGTAATGATTTAGAAGCGCTTCTTGGGCGCAATACCTTTTATCATTTGACTGAAATTGGTGAATTAACAGAGCAAAACGGTAATACTGTCTTAACGCTGCAGAGTGGTGGACGGTCTTATCAGCTTTCTATGCCTAAATAA
- a CDS encoding winged helix-turn-helix domain-containing protein: MTIPIHNLEDHDFGKHSKTESNPRARLRLLILYQYSIGKATNDIAKDLCIHPETARWTLKRYYERGLESLYDRHRRGRRSKLAEADTAAFKAMIVSEQEKRAGGRLTGKDIQQLAKEHYNAHYTVNGIYELLKRIDMSWISARSQHPKADPQAQDAFKKTL; encoded by the coding sequence ATGACTATACCAATACATAACCTAGAAGACCATGACTTTGGCAAACACTCAAAGACTGAGAGTAACCCCAGAGCCCGCCTACGCCTGCTCATCTTATACCAATATAGTATAGGCAAAGCCACCAACGATATTGCCAAAGACCTCTGCATACATCCTGAAACTGCCAGATGGACATTGAAGCGATATTATGAACGAGGACTTGAAAGTCTCTACGATCGTCATCGTCGAGGTCGTCGCAGCAAATTGGCAGAAGCAGACACAGCCGCTTTTAAAGCCATGATAGTCTCTGAACAAGAAAAGCGCGCTGGCGGTCGTCTAACCGGCAAAGACATTCAGCAATTGGCTAAAGAACACTACAACGCTCACTACACCGTTAACGGTATCTACGAGCTACTCAAGCGTATTGATATGAGTTGGATAAGTGCTCGTAGTCAGCATCCAAAAGCCGACCCACAAGCTCAAGACGCTTTTAAAAAAACTTTATAG